Proteins found in one Neomonachus schauinslandi chromosome 1, ASM220157v2, whole genome shotgun sequence genomic segment:
- the RPS15 gene encoding 40S ribosomal protein S15, with translation MAEVEQKKKRTFRKFTYRGVDLDQLLDMSYEQLMQLYSARQRRRLNRGLRRKQHSLLKRLRKAKKEAPPMEKPEVVKTHLRDMIILPEMVGSMVGVYNGKTFNQVEIKPEMIGHYLGEFSITYKPVKHGRPGIGATHSSRFIPLK, from the exons ATG GCGGAGGTGGAGCAGAAGAAGAAGCGCACGTTCCGCAAGTTCACGTACCGCGGCGTGGACCTGGACCAGCTGCTGGACATGTCCTA CGAGCAGCTGATGCAGCTGTACAGCGCGCGGCAGCGGCGCCGGCTGAACCGCGGGCTGCGCAGGAAGCAGCACTCGCTGCTCAAGCGCCTGCGCAAGGCCAAGAAGGAGGCGCCGCCGATGGAGAAGCCCGAGGTGGTGAAGACGCACCTGCGGGACATGATCATCCTGCCGGAGATGGTGGGCAGCATGGTGGGGGTCTACAACGGCAAGACCTTCAACCAGGTGGAAATCAAG CCCGAGATGATCGGCCACTACCTGGGCGAGTTCTCCATCACCTACAAGCCTGTGAAGCACGGCAGGCCGGGCATCGGCGCCACGCACTCGTCCCGCTTCATTCCTCTCAAGTAG
- the DAZAP1 gene encoding DAZ-associated protein 1 isoform X3 → MGQSAGIFKARTVLTLNVSLLNCRKLFVGGLDWSTTQETLRSYFSQYGEVVDCVIMKDKTTNQSRGFGFVKFKDPNCVGTVLASRPHTLDGRNIDPKPCTPRGMQPERTRPKEGWQKGPRSDNSKSNKIFVGGIPHNCGETELREYFKKFGVVTEVVMIYDAEKQRPRGFGFITFEDEQSVDQAVNMHFHDIMGKKVEVKRAEPRDSKSQAPGQPGASQWGSRVVPNAANGWAGQPPPTWQQGYGPQGMWVPAGQAIGGYGPPPAGRGAPPPPPPFTSYIVSTPPGGFPPPQGFPQGYGAPPQFSFGYGPPPPPPDQFAPPGVPPPPATPGAAPLAFPPPPSQAAPDMSKPPTAQPDFPYSQYAGYGQDLAGFGQGFSDPSQQPPSYGGPSVPGSGGPPAGGSGFGRGQNHNVQGFHPYRR, encoded by the exons CTACGCAGCTACTTTTCCCAATATGGAGAAGTTGTAGACTGTGTGATCATGAAAGATAAAACCACCAACCAGTCTCGAGGCTTTGGGTTTGTCAAATTTAAAGACCCAAACTGTGTGGGGACGGTGCTGGCCAGCAGACCACACACACTAGACGGCCGAAAC ATCGACCCAAAGCCATGCACTCCCCGAGGGATGCAGCCGGAGAGGACACGGCCCAAGGAAGGATGG cagaaaggaCCCAGGAGCGATAACAGTAAATCAAATAAGATATTTGTCGGTGGGATTCCTCACAATTGTGGTGAGACAGAGCTCAGGGAATACTTCAAGAAATTCGGAGTG GTCACAGAAGTGGTTATGATCTACGACGCAGAGAAGCAGAGACCTCGAG GTTTTGGATTTATTACTTTCGAGGACGAACAATCAGTGGACCAGGCTGTCAACATGCATTTTCACGACATCATGGGCAAAAAA GTGGAAGTTAAACGGGCTGAGCCACGGGACAGCAAAAGCCAAGCGCCGGGACAGCCAGGTGCCAGCCAGTGGGGCAGCCGGGTCGTGCCCAATGCCGCCAATGGCTGGGCAGGCCAGCCCCCACCCACGTGGCAGCAAGGATACGGCCCGCAAG GAATGTGGGTTCCAGCAGGACAGGCAATTG GTGGCTATGGACCACCGCCTGCGGGGAGAGGagctcccccaccgcccccaccgtTCACCTCTTACATCGTGTCCACCCCTCCTGGAGGGTTCCCCCCTCCTCAGGGCTTCCCACAGGGCTACGGTGCCCCCCCACAGTTCA gttttggCTATGGGCCTCCGCCTCCACCACCGGATCAGTTTGCCCCACCGGGGGTCCCTCCACCACCTGCTACTCCGGGGGCAGCACCTCTGGCTTTCCCTCCGCCCCCGTCTCAGGCCGCCCCGGACATGAGCAAGCCTCCAACGGCCCAGCCGGACTTCCCCTATAGTCAGTACG CAG GTTACGGACAGGACTTGGCTGGCTTCGGACAGGGCTTCTCAGACCCCAGCCAGCAGCCCCCCTCCTACGGGGGCCCCTCGGTGCCAGGCTCGGGGGGCCCCCCCGCCGGCGGCAGTGGCTTTGGACGAGGTCAGAACCACAACGTGCAGGGATTCCACCCGTACCGACGCTAG
- the DAZAP1 gene encoding DAZ-associated protein 1 isoform X2 — MGQSAGIFKARTVLTLNVSLLNCRKLFVGGLDWSTTQETLRSYFSQYGEVVDCVIMKDKTTNQSRGFGFVKFKDPNCVGTVLASRPHTLDGRNIDPKPCTPRGMQPERTRPKEGWKGPRSDNSKSNKIFVGGIPHNCGETELREYFKKFGVVTEVVMIYDAEKQRPRGFGFITFEDEQSVDQAVNMHFHDIMGKKVEVKRAEPRDSKSQAPGQPGASQWGSRVVPNAANGWAGQPPPTWQQGYGPQGMWVPAGQAIGGYGPPPAGRGAPPPPPPFTSYIVSTPPGGFPPPQGFPQGYGAPPQFSFGYGPPPPPPDQFAPPGVPPPPATPGAAPLAFPPPPSQAAPDMSKPPTAQPDFPYSQYGYGQDLAGFGQGFSDPSQQPPSYGGPSVPGSGGPPAGGSGFGRGQNHNVQGFHPYRR, encoded by the exons CTACGCAGCTACTTTTCCCAATATGGAGAAGTTGTAGACTGTGTGATCATGAAAGATAAAACCACCAACCAGTCTCGAGGCTTTGGGTTTGTCAAATTTAAAGACCCAAACTGTGTGGGGACGGTGCTGGCCAGCAGACCACACACACTAGACGGCCGAAAC ATCGACCCAAAGCCATGCACTCCCCGAGGGATGCAGCCGGAGAGGACACGGCCCAAGGAAGGATGG aaaggaCCCAGGAGCGATAACAGTAAATCAAATAAGATATTTGTCGGTGGGATTCCTCACAATTGTGGTGAGACAGAGCTCAGGGAATACTTCAAGAAATTCGGAGTG GTCACAGAAGTGGTTATGATCTACGACGCAGAGAAGCAGAGACCTCGAG GTTTTGGATTTATTACTTTCGAGGACGAACAATCAGTGGACCAGGCTGTCAACATGCATTTTCACGACATCATGGGCAAAAAA GTGGAAGTTAAACGGGCTGAGCCACGGGACAGCAAAAGCCAAGCGCCGGGACAGCCAGGTGCCAGCCAGTGGGGCAGCCGGGTCGTGCCCAATGCCGCCAATGGCTGGGCAGGCCAGCCCCCACCCACGTGGCAGCAAGGATACGGCCCGCAAG GAATGTGGGTTCCAGCAGGACAGGCAATTG GTGGCTATGGACCACCGCCTGCGGGGAGAGGagctcccccaccgcccccaccgtTCACCTCTTACATCGTGTCCACCCCTCCTGGAGGGTTCCCCCCTCCTCAGGGCTTCCCACAGGGCTACGGTGCCCCCCCACAGTTCA gttttggCTATGGGCCTCCGCCTCCACCACCGGATCAGTTTGCCCCACCGGGGGTCCCTCCACCACCTGCTACTCCGGGGGCAGCACCTCTGGCTTTCCCTCCGCCCCCGTCTCAGGCCGCCCCGGACATGAGCAAGCCTCCAACGGCCCAGCCGGACTTCCCCTATAGTCAGTACG GTTACGGACAGGACTTGGCTGGCTTCGGACAGGGCTTCTCAGACCCCAGCCAGCAGCCCCCCTCCTACGGGGGCCCCTCGGTGCCAGGCTCGGGGGGCCCCCCCGCCGGCGGCAGTGGCTTTGGACGAGGTCAGAACCACAACGTGCAGGGATTCCACCCGTACCGACGCTAG
- the DAZAP1 gene encoding DAZ-associated protein 1 isoform X4 — protein MGQSAGIFKARTVLTLNVSLLNCRKLFVGGLDWSTTQETLRSYFSQYGEVVDCVIMKDKTTNQSRGFGFVKFKDPNCVGTVLASRPHTLDGRNIDPKPCTPRGMQPERTRPKEGWKGPRSDNSKSNKIFVGGIPHNCGETELREYFKKFGVVTEVVMIYDAEKQRPRGFGFITFEDEQSVDQAVNMHFHDIMGKKVEVKRAEPRDSKSQAPGQPGASQWGSRVVPNAANGWAGQPPPTWQQGYGPQGMWVPAGQAIGGYGPPPAGRGAPPPPPPFTSYIVSTPPGGFPPPQGFPQGYGAPPQFSFGYGPPPPPPDQFAPPGVPPPPATPGAAPLAFPPPPSQAAPDMSKPPTAQPDFPYSQYAGYGQDLAGFGQGFSDPSQQPPSYGGPSVPGSGGPPAGGSGFGRGQNHNVQGFHPYRR, from the exons CTACGCAGCTACTTTTCCCAATATGGAGAAGTTGTAGACTGTGTGATCATGAAAGATAAAACCACCAACCAGTCTCGAGGCTTTGGGTTTGTCAAATTTAAAGACCCAAACTGTGTGGGGACGGTGCTGGCCAGCAGACCACACACACTAGACGGCCGAAAC ATCGACCCAAAGCCATGCACTCCCCGAGGGATGCAGCCGGAGAGGACACGGCCCAAGGAAGGATGG aaaggaCCCAGGAGCGATAACAGTAAATCAAATAAGATATTTGTCGGTGGGATTCCTCACAATTGTGGTGAGACAGAGCTCAGGGAATACTTCAAGAAATTCGGAGTG GTCACAGAAGTGGTTATGATCTACGACGCAGAGAAGCAGAGACCTCGAG GTTTTGGATTTATTACTTTCGAGGACGAACAATCAGTGGACCAGGCTGTCAACATGCATTTTCACGACATCATGGGCAAAAAA GTGGAAGTTAAACGGGCTGAGCCACGGGACAGCAAAAGCCAAGCGCCGGGACAGCCAGGTGCCAGCCAGTGGGGCAGCCGGGTCGTGCCCAATGCCGCCAATGGCTGGGCAGGCCAGCCCCCACCCACGTGGCAGCAAGGATACGGCCCGCAAG GAATGTGGGTTCCAGCAGGACAGGCAATTG GTGGCTATGGACCACCGCCTGCGGGGAGAGGagctcccccaccgcccccaccgtTCACCTCTTACATCGTGTCCACCCCTCCTGGAGGGTTCCCCCCTCCTCAGGGCTTCCCACAGGGCTACGGTGCCCCCCCACAGTTCA gttttggCTATGGGCCTCCGCCTCCACCACCGGATCAGTTTGCCCCACCGGGGGTCCCTCCACCACCTGCTACTCCGGGGGCAGCACCTCTGGCTTTCCCTCCGCCCCCGTCTCAGGCCGCCCCGGACATGAGCAAGCCTCCAACGGCCCAGCCGGACTTCCCCTATAGTCAGTACG CAG GTTACGGACAGGACTTGGCTGGCTTCGGACAGGGCTTCTCAGACCCCAGCCAGCAGCCCCCCTCCTACGGGGGCCCCTCGGTGCCAGGCTCGGGGGGCCCCCCCGCCGGCGGCAGTGGCTTTGGACGAGGTCAGAACCACAACGTGCAGGGATTCCACCCGTACCGACGCTAG
- the DAZAP1 gene encoding DAZ-associated protein 1 isoform X1, with the protein MGQSAGIFKARTVLTLNVSLLNCRKLFVGGLDWSTTQETLRSYFSQYGEVVDCVIMKDKTTNQSRGFGFVKFKDPNCVGTVLASRPHTLDGRNIDPKPCTPRGMQPERTRPKEGWQKGPRSDNSKSNKIFVGGIPHNCGETELREYFKKFGVVTEVVMIYDAEKQRPRGFGFITFEDEQSVDQAVNMHFHDIMGKKVEVKRAEPRDSKSQAPGQPGASQWGSRVVPNAANGWAGQPPPTWQQGYGPQGMWVPAGQAIGGYGPPPAGRGAPPPPPPFTSYIVSTPPGGFPPPQGFPQGYGAPPQFSFGYGPPPPPPDQFAPPGVPPPPATPGAAPLAFPPPPSQAAPDMSKPPTAQPDFPYSQYGYGQDLAGFGQGFSDPSQQPPSYGGPSVPGSGGPPAGGSGFGRGQNHNVQGFHPYRR; encoded by the exons CTACGCAGCTACTTTTCCCAATATGGAGAAGTTGTAGACTGTGTGATCATGAAAGATAAAACCACCAACCAGTCTCGAGGCTTTGGGTTTGTCAAATTTAAAGACCCAAACTGTGTGGGGACGGTGCTGGCCAGCAGACCACACACACTAGACGGCCGAAAC ATCGACCCAAAGCCATGCACTCCCCGAGGGATGCAGCCGGAGAGGACACGGCCCAAGGAAGGATGG cagaaaggaCCCAGGAGCGATAACAGTAAATCAAATAAGATATTTGTCGGTGGGATTCCTCACAATTGTGGTGAGACAGAGCTCAGGGAATACTTCAAGAAATTCGGAGTG GTCACAGAAGTGGTTATGATCTACGACGCAGAGAAGCAGAGACCTCGAG GTTTTGGATTTATTACTTTCGAGGACGAACAATCAGTGGACCAGGCTGTCAACATGCATTTTCACGACATCATGGGCAAAAAA GTGGAAGTTAAACGGGCTGAGCCACGGGACAGCAAAAGCCAAGCGCCGGGACAGCCAGGTGCCAGCCAGTGGGGCAGCCGGGTCGTGCCCAATGCCGCCAATGGCTGGGCAGGCCAGCCCCCACCCACGTGGCAGCAAGGATACGGCCCGCAAG GAATGTGGGTTCCAGCAGGACAGGCAATTG GTGGCTATGGACCACCGCCTGCGGGGAGAGGagctcccccaccgcccccaccgtTCACCTCTTACATCGTGTCCACCCCTCCTGGAGGGTTCCCCCCTCCTCAGGGCTTCCCACAGGGCTACGGTGCCCCCCCACAGTTCA gttttggCTATGGGCCTCCGCCTCCACCACCGGATCAGTTTGCCCCACCGGGGGTCCCTCCACCACCTGCTACTCCGGGGGCAGCACCTCTGGCTTTCCCTCCGCCCCCGTCTCAGGCCGCCCCGGACATGAGCAAGCCTCCAACGGCCCAGCCGGACTTCCCCTATAGTCAGTACG GTTACGGACAGGACTTGGCTGGCTTCGGACAGGGCTTCTCAGACCCCAGCCAGCAGCCCCCCTCCTACGGGGGCCCCTCGGTGCCAGGCTCGGGGGGCCCCCCCGCCGGCGGCAGTGGCTTTGGACGAGGTCAGAACCACAACGTGCAGGGATTCCACCCGTACCGACGCTAG